One genomic region from Anaeromusa acidaminophila DSM 3853 encodes:
- a CDS encoding HD-GYP domain-containing protein: MERKADIMIVDDTPENLKLLSLLLREQGHRVRALPSGKMALAAMRKQRPEILLLDITMPEMDGYAVCEAMREEGLLADVAVIFVSALAETFDKVKAFRCGGVDYVTKPYQAEELQARLETHLSLKRLREEVQRHNQDLQQQVKAQLDELHHAQMATILAMVKLAEARDDDTGKHVERIRTFSAMLAAEVQRRGGGREIDDAFVENIYNASPLHDVGKIAIRDAILLKPGRLTPEEFEEMKLHTVYGAQTLRQVRQEYPHNAFLNMGIDIAQAHHERWDGSGYPNGLRGDAIPLAARMVAVADVYDALCSKRVYKEAYPHETSLDMLRQGAGSHFEPQLIEAFLAIEAEVLARSRELREGE; this comes from the coding sequence ATGGAACGAAAAGCTGATATCATGATTGTAGATGATACGCCGGAAAACCTGAAGCTGCTTTCGCTGCTGCTGCGCGAGCAAGGGCACCGCGTGCGGGCGCTGCCCAGCGGCAAGATGGCTTTGGCTGCCATGCGCAAACAACGCCCGGAAATTCTCTTGCTGGATATTACTATGCCGGAGATGGACGGTTATGCCGTGTGTGAAGCTATGCGCGAAGAAGGTCTTTTGGCGGATGTGGCGGTGATTTTCGTCAGCGCCTTAGCGGAGACGTTTGACAAGGTAAAGGCTTTTCGATGCGGCGGCGTGGATTATGTGACAAAACCGTACCAAGCGGAAGAATTACAAGCGAGGTTGGAGACGCACCTGTCGTTGAAGCGCTTGCGCGAAGAGGTGCAAAGACATAATCAGGACTTGCAGCAGCAGGTGAAGGCCCAATTGGATGAATTGCATCATGCGCAGATGGCTACGATCTTAGCCATGGTTAAGCTGGCAGAAGCGCGGGACGACGACACAGGGAAGCATGTGGAACGCATTCGGACGTTTTCAGCGATGCTGGCCGCCGAAGTGCAGCGCCGAGGCGGGGGGCGTGAAATAGATGACGCCTTTGTGGAAAATATCTATAACGCCAGCCCGCTTCACGATGTAGGCAAGATCGCCATTCGCGACGCCATCTTGCTTAAACCGGGGCGGCTGACGCCGGAAGAATTTGAGGAAATGAAGCTCCATACGGTGTATGGAGCGCAGACGCTGCGTCAGGTTCGCCAGGAGTACCCGCACAACGCTTTTTTGAATATGGGCATCGACATTGCCCAAGCGCATCATGAACGCTGGGACGGCAGCGGTTATCCCAATGGCTTGCGGGGCGATGCAATTCCTTTGGCGGCGCGTATGGTGGCGGTAGCTGATGTGTATGACGCCCTTTGCTCTAAACGGGTGTACAAGGAAGCGTATCCGCATGAAACAAGCCTGGATATGCTGCGCCAAGGAGCGGGCAGCCATTTTGAACCGCAGCTGATCGAAGCCTTCTTGGCGATTGAGGCGGAGGTGCTGGCGCGCAGCCGCGAGCTGCGCGAAGGCGAGTAA
- a CDS encoding PAS domain S-box protein, which yields MGEQVERGYRELFEHSAVGMAEVTLQGVFRRVNKMFCQMMACAEKDLLGLRFQDITHPDDLEEDIRLVEDLVTGVRDRYELEKRYIRFDKTFFWIHLSVAVVRDEMGKPLYFVATIIDISQRRADELRLRVLSEAVEQSPVSIVITDPQGGIEYVNPMFCQVTGYGKEELLGKNPRILSSGKMNKAFYRKLWQTVTSRKIWQGEFVNRRRDGVEYWEKASISPIVDEQGRILHYVGVKEDVTERKRNNDEREHLLAALERRVRALQCLTMISNAIQQKEKLEDLFWEVLRILPEGWRYPALVHLVYDGVDYAYPGFLQTADRLRAALKVGETTRGWVEVVYPQKHPSAYEGPFLREERELLETVARMLGQSLRRRESEVKLEQAREAAMEANRAKSLFLSNMSHEIRTPLNAILGFSEILYRDAAMEREQREKLQIVNRSGTYLLALINDVLELVKVESGRVVLQESLFDLRRLVRDMGSLFQVRLDQKGLQLFLETVEPLPEQVKGDEGKIRRILVNLIGNALKFTDRGVINVRLAGESLGDGKWRLQVTVKDSGIGIAAEDQEAIFGYFEQAYHQRHDRGGTGLGLAISRDFARAMDGDISVSSRPGEGAEFLVTLRLEEGTQQEATTPRSELAVGLLPGQQAYRILVAMSVETDALLLQAMLEQAGFLAVAVGGEEELLQESARGADLIFADLALLQTEEYRLVRELQERSSRCDLPIIAVSAGLGADEVQQVLLQQVRAVLGKPFTTEQVLNMVAAHTGAQYAYQELEINSPATWQGQCCLENALREQLLAATLDGDIERLEELLVQVAAQEPELAAYARELAGAFRLDALAALWEQGEEPKDGTKS from the coding sequence ATGGGAGAACAAGTGGAACGCGGTTACCGGGAGTTGTTTGAGCATTCGGCTGTCGGTATGGCGGAGGTTACGTTGCAGGGCGTATTTCGGCGGGTTAACAAGATGTTTTGCCAGATGATGGCTTGCGCGGAAAAAGACCTGTTAGGTCTTCGGTTTCAAGATATTACGCATCCGGATGATCTGGAAGAAGATATAAGGCTAGTGGAAGATTTAGTAACGGGAGTAAGAGACCGTTATGAACTAGAAAAGCGATATATACGCTTTGACAAGACTTTTTTTTGGATTCATCTTTCCGTTGCGGTCGTGCGAGATGAAATGGGGAAGCCCTTGTACTTTGTTGCTACGATTATTGATATTTCGCAGCGCCGTGCGGACGAGTTGCGTTTGAGGGTTTTGTCGGAAGCGGTGGAGCAGAGTCCTGTCAGCATTGTGATTACCGATCCTCAAGGCGGAATTGAGTATGTCAACCCGATGTTCTGCCAGGTTACGGGTTATGGAAAAGAAGAATTGCTGGGCAAAAATCCTCGCATTCTCAGTTCAGGGAAGATGAACAAGGCTTTTTATCGTAAGCTTTGGCAAACAGTGACTTCACGGAAAATTTGGCAAGGAGAGTTTGTTAATCGGCGCAGGGATGGCGTCGAATATTGGGAAAAAGCCAGTATTTCTCCCATTGTCGATGAACAGGGGCGAATTTTGCATTATGTCGGCGTCAAAGAAGATGTTACCGAGCGTAAGCGCAATAATGATGAACGGGAGCATTTGCTGGCGGCGCTGGAACGGCGCGTCCGCGCGCTGCAGTGTTTGACGATGATTTCGAATGCTATTCAGCAGAAGGAGAAGTTGGAAGACCTTTTCTGGGAAGTGCTGCGAATCTTGCCTGAAGGCTGGCGGTATCCGGCGCTGGTGCATTTGGTATATGACGGCGTGGATTATGCCTACCCTGGTTTTTTACAGACTGCGGATCGGCTGCGGGCGGCATTGAAAGTGGGCGAAACTACGCGAGGCTGGGTGGAGGTCGTTTATCCTCAAAAGCACCCAAGCGCCTATGAGGGGCCGTTTTTGAGAGAAGAGAGAGAATTGTTGGAAACGGTAGCGCGGATGCTGGGCCAGAGCCTGCGGCGGCGTGAAAGCGAGGTAAAACTGGAACAAGCCAGGGAAGCTGCTATGGAAGCTAATCGGGCCAAGAGTTTATTTCTTTCGAATATGTCCCATGAGATTCGGACTCCGTTGAACGCCATTCTCGGTTTTTCGGAAATTTTGTATCGCGACGCCGCTATGGAGCGAGAACAGCGGGAAAAACTGCAGATTGTCAATCGCAGCGGGACGTATTTGTTGGCACTGATTAACGATGTGCTGGAATTGGTTAAAGTGGAATCCGGGCGTGTCGTTTTGCAGGAATCTCTTTTTGATTTGCGCCGTTTGGTGAGGGATATGGGCAGCCTGTTCCAGGTGCGCTTGGATCAGAAAGGCTTGCAGCTTTTCCTGGAAACCGTGGAACCATTACCGGAGCAGGTAAAAGGAGATGAAGGAAAAATCAGGCGCATTCTGGTCAATTTGATTGGCAATGCGTTGAAGTTCACGGATCGCGGCGTTATTAACGTGCGTTTAGCTGGAGAGTCCCTGGGAGACGGAAAATGGAGGCTGCAAGTAACGGTAAAAGACAGCGGCATTGGTATTGCGGCAGAGGATCAGGAGGCTATCTTTGGGTATTTCGAGCAGGCCTACCATCAACGGCATGATCGAGGCGGTACGGGGCTGGGACTGGCTATCAGCCGGGATTTTGCCCGAGCGATGGACGGCGACATTTCCGTGTCTAGCCGGCCAGGCGAAGGGGCGGAGTTTTTGGTGACCTTGCGTTTGGAAGAAGGAACTCAGCAGGAGGCGACGACGCCTCGCTCAGAGTTGGCGGTCGGGCTGCTGCCGGGACAACAAGCATATCGGATCCTTGTTGCGATGTCAGTGGAAACGGATGCGCTTTTGCTGCAAGCAATGCTGGAGCAAGCCGGATTTTTGGCGGTAGCCGTAGGGGGCGAAGAGGAATTGCTGCAAGAAAGCGCTCGCGGCGCGGATCTGATTTTTGCGGATTTGGCCTTGCTGCAGACCGAGGAGTATCGGCTGGTTCGAGAACTTCAGGAACGTTCGAGTCGGTGCGATTTGCCGATTATTGCCGTGTCCGCTGGCTTGGGAGCCGACGAGGTGCAGCAGGTCTTGCTGCAGCAGGTGCGAGCTGTGTTGGGCAAGCCCTTTACAACCGAGCAGGTTTTGAATATGGTGGCGGCCCATACGGGGGCGCAATATGCCTACCAAGAACTGGAGATAAACTCGCCCGCTACTTGGCAGGGGCAGTGTTGTTTGGAGAATGCGCTGAGGGAACAGTTGTTGGCGGCAACTCTTGACGGGGATATTGAACGTCTGGAAGAGCTGCTGGTGCAGGTTGCGGCGCAGGAGCCAGAACTAGCTGCGTACGCACGGGAATTGGCTGGCGCGTTTCGGCTGGATGCCTTGGCGGCGTTGTGGGAGCAGGGAGAGGAGCCTAAAGATGGAACGAAAAGCTGA